From one Tsukamurella tyrosinosolvens genomic stretch:
- a CDS encoding PGRS repeat-containing protein has translation MSRRTHRFAAAGVAIVSTGALVAAPGVTAGLTAAPPVQQEHLLPAAFTPARVAVAAVLTEVDGVVRAVPLPAGWTVPMAPSGGDGARVTGPLTFAPQTVALAGTGRSPGTAAPASFGAPAARSAPASSAASVAESVLGGANSVLPGLTQILSGTGSPLAPLSGPVPQIPLPGIAQVTSLMTPVVGLVLQVADLVGNGIIAMADFVAPINPFADVVRVFIGNGADGTAAHPDGQNGGLLLGHGGNGWNSTVVGVAGGKGGSGGLLFGDGGRGGNGAAGYGLAAGSNGGAGGSAGTFALFSFGGAGGAGGNGAQGAKGTTGATGVTGARGTDGADGSTGSTGSRGTTGAAGTNGTNGTTGPNGTPGGTGGNGRISLLPPVFHPSGYNGGPGGPGDPGTDATTAGTDGKDGGVGGTGGVGGTGGSGTPGATGGTGGTGGAGTPGTAGGLGGAGGAAGLFSVFGGGGAGGAGGFGGGGGTGGTGGTGGTGGTGGDAGDGGTGGRGGPGGDGGTGGTGGTGGTGGTGGTGGTGGNGIRPPGSPISAPGGSGGQGGTGGQGGNGTAGGSGGASGPGGSGGAGGAAGNPGAGGSGGLGGAGGSGGSGGAGGAAGAGGSGGLFGGAGQAGQAGSSGASGATGATGSSGATGSSGATGSTGGTGASGAGGTAGQSGQPGGTGQGGQPGDGGQSGGLLSGAGGSGGAGGDGGTGGTGGAGGAGGHTP, from the coding sequence ATGTCACGTAGAACTCATCGTTTCGCGGCGGCGGGCGTCGCGATCGTCAGTACGGGTGCGCTGGTCGCCGCGCCCGGCGTCACGGCGGGGCTCACCGCGGCCCCGCCGGTCCAGCAGGAGCACCTGTTGCCCGCTGCGTTCACCCCGGCCCGGGTCGCGGTGGCAGCGGTGCTCACCGAGGTCGACGGTGTCGTGAGGGCGGTTCCGCTGCCCGCGGGCTGGACGGTGCCGATGGCACCGTCGGGCGGGGACGGCGCTCGGGTGACGGGTCCCCTGACGTTCGCCCCGCAGACGGTCGCCCTGGCGGGTACCGGCCGCTCGCCCGGCACGGCGGCGCCGGCATCGTTCGGCGCTCCCGCGGCCCGGTCCGCGCCGGCGAGCTCCGCGGCGTCGGTGGCCGAATCGGTACTCGGCGGAGCGAATTCCGTCCTCCCGGGGCTCACACAGATCCTCTCCGGCACGGGCTCGCCCCTCGCGCCCCTGTCGGGCCCGGTGCCCCAGATCCCGCTGCCCGGTATCGCGCAGGTGACCTCGCTGATGACGCCCGTCGTGGGGCTGGTGCTGCAGGTGGCCGACCTGGTCGGCAACGGGATCATCGCCATGGCGGACTTCGTCGCACCGATCAACCCCTTCGCCGACGTGGTGCGGGTCTTCATCGGCAACGGCGCCGACGGTACCGCCGCGCATCCCGACGGACAGAACGGCGGCCTCCTGCTCGGCCACGGCGGTAACGGCTGGAACAGCACCGTCGTCGGCGTCGCCGGCGGCAAGGGCGGCAGCGGCGGACTCCTCTTCGGCGACGGCGGTCGCGGCGGCAACGGCGCCGCGGGCTACGGCCTCGCCGCGGGTAGCAACGGCGGTGCCGGCGGCAGCGCCGGTACCTTCGCGCTGTTCAGCTTCGGCGGCGCCGGCGGTGCAGGAGGGAACGGCGCCCAGGGCGCCAAGGGCACGACGGGCGCCACGGGCGTCACCGGGGCCCGCGGCACGGACGGTGCCGACGGCAGCACGGGGTCGACGGGGTCCCGCGGCACCACGGGCGCGGCCGGCACCAACGGGACCAATGGGACCACCGGCCCGAACGGCACCCCGGGAGGCACAGGAGGCAACGGCCGGATCAGCCTCCTGCCGCCCGTCTTCCATCCCTCCGGCTACAACGGGGGCCCCGGCGGACCCGGTGACCCCGGAACCGACGCGACGACCGCCGGCACCGACGGCAAGGACGGCGGCGTCGGCGGCACGGGTGGCGTCGGCGGCACCGGCGGGTCGGGCACCCCGGGCGCAACGGGCGGGACCGGCGGGACCGGCGGTGCTGGCACTCCCGGTACCGCGGGCGGCCTCGGCGGCGCCGGCGGCGCCGCGGGCCTGTTCAGCGTCTTCGGCGGCGGCGGAGCCGGTGGCGCGGGCGGCTTCGGCGGCGGGGGCGGCACCGGCGGTACCGGTGGCACGGGCGGCACCGGTGGCACCGGCGGCGATGCGGGCGACGGCGGCACGGGTGGCCGGGGCGGACCCGGCGGCGACGGCGGTACCGGTGGCACCGGCGGCACCGGTGGCACGGGCGGTACCGGCGGTACCGGTGGCACCGGCGGAAACGGCATCCGGCCCCCGGGCAGCCCCATCTCGGCCCCCGGCGGTAGCGGCGGCCAGGGCGGCACGGGCGGCCAGGGCGGCAACGGCACCGCGGGCGGGAGCGGCGGCGCGTCCGGCCCGGGCGGATCGGGCGGCGCCGGCGGTGCCGCGGGCAACCCGGGCGCGGGCGGCTCCGGCGGCCTGGGCGGCGCGGGTGGCTCCGGCGGCTCGGGTGGCGCCGGCGGCGCCGCGGGCGCGGGTGGCTCCGGCGGGCTCTTCGGCGGCGCCGGCCAGGCAGGGCAGGCCGGGTCGTCCGGAGCGTCCGGTGCCACGGGCGCGACGGGCTCCAGCGGCGCCACGGGCAGCTCCGGCGCGACCGGGTCCACCGGCGGCACGGGCGCGTCCGGTGCGGGGGGCACCGCGGGCCAGAGCGGCCAACCCGGCGGCACCGGTCAGGGCGGCCAGCCCGGCGACGGGGGGCAGTCCGGTGGCCTCCTCAGCGGCGCGGGCGGTTCCGGGGGTGCCGGCGGCGACGGTGGCACGGGCGGTACCGGCGGTGCGGGCGGTGCGGGCGGCCATACCCCGTAG
- a CDS encoding aldehyde dehydrogenase, giving the protein MSASTIDTTTYDRLYIGGDWVAPAGRGSITPINASTEEPLPAVPEGVEADVDAAVGAARRAFDAPSGWRTWEPARRAEVLERFAAELEARADRMIGLVSAQNGMPVSVAAQLEGSYPATLLRYYAGLLRAPSAPDLRDGLFGGVVEVRREPIGIVAAIVPWNFPQTLAMFKIAPALAAGCSIVVKPSPETVLDAFLLAEAADAAGLPAGLLNVVPAGREVGAYLVAHPGVDKVAFTGSTEAGRAIGETCGRLLRPVTLELGGKSAAIVLDDADLDLGAIGEGLFVATLLNNGQTCFLGTRVLAPRSRYQEVVDAFTAFAGSLTVGDAADPATQVGPLATARQRERVEGFIAQGRADGGRITVGGGRPDRDRGWFVQPTVFADVDNEAAISRAEIFGPVLSVIGYDDVDDAVAIANASDYGLGGTVWTSDPDRGAAVARRVRTGTIGVNRYIPDPVAPFGGVKASGLGRELGPEGLAAYTELQTIYR; this is encoded by the coding sequence ATGAGCGCCTCCACGATCGACACCACGACGTACGACCGGCTCTACATCGGCGGCGACTGGGTCGCCCCCGCCGGCCGCGGGTCGATCACTCCGATCAACGCGAGCACGGAGGAGCCGCTCCCCGCGGTGCCCGAGGGCGTGGAGGCGGACGTCGACGCCGCGGTCGGCGCGGCCCGCCGGGCCTTCGATGCACCGTCGGGCTGGCGGACGTGGGAACCCGCACGCCGGGCCGAGGTGCTCGAGCGGTTCGCCGCCGAGCTGGAGGCCCGCGCCGACCGCATGATAGGCCTGGTCAGCGCGCAGAACGGCATGCCCGTCTCCGTGGCCGCCCAGCTCGAGGGCTCGTACCCCGCCACGCTGTTGCGCTACTACGCCGGCCTGCTCCGCGCCCCGAGCGCGCCGGACCTGCGGGACGGCCTCTTCGGCGGCGTCGTCGAGGTGCGCCGGGAGCCGATCGGCATCGTCGCCGCGATCGTGCCGTGGAACTTCCCCCAGACCCTCGCCATGTTCAAGATCGCCCCGGCGCTCGCCGCGGGCTGCTCCATCGTGGTCAAGCCCTCCCCCGAGACGGTGCTGGACGCCTTCCTGCTCGCCGAGGCCGCCGACGCCGCCGGCCTGCCCGCGGGCCTGCTCAACGTGGTGCCGGCCGGCCGGGAGGTGGGCGCCTACCTGGTCGCGCACCCGGGCGTCGACAAGGTCGCGTTCACGGGCTCGACGGAGGCCGGGCGCGCGATCGGCGAGACCTGCGGCCGGCTGCTGCGGCCCGTCACGCTGGAGCTGGGCGGCAAGTCCGCGGCGATCGTGCTCGACGACGCGGACCTCGACCTGGGCGCGATCGGCGAGGGCCTCTTCGTCGCGACGCTGCTCAACAACGGTCAGACCTGCTTCCTCGGCACCCGGGTCCTGGCGCCGCGCTCGCGCTACCAGGAGGTGGTGGACGCCTTCACGGCCTTCGCGGGCTCCCTCACCGTCGGCGACGCCGCGGATCCCGCGACGCAGGTCGGGCCCCTCGCCACCGCGCGACAGCGGGAGCGCGTCGAGGGCTTCATCGCGCAGGGCCGCGCCGACGGCGGCCGGATCACGGTCGGCGGTGGCCGCCCCGACCGGGACCGCGGGTGGTTCGTGCAGCCGACCGTGTTCGCGGACGTCGACAACGAGGCGGCGATCTCGCGGGCGGAGATCTTCGGCCCCGTGCTGTCGGTGATCGGGTACGACGACGTCGACGACGCCGTGGCCATCGCGAACGCCTCCGACTACGGGCTGGGCGGCACCGTCTGGACCTCCGACCCGGATCGCGGTGCGGCCGTGGCCCGCCGGGTGCGCACGGGCACGATCGGCGTCAACCGCTACATCCCGGATCCGGTCGCCCCCTTCGGCGGCGTCAAGGCCAGCGGCCTCGGCCGCGAGCTCGGGCCCGAGGGCCTGGCGGCGTACACCGAGCTGCAGACGATCTACCGCTGA
- the dapD gene encoding 2,3,4,5-tetrahydropyridine-2,6-dicarboxylate N-succinyltransferase produces MTNRGAKAYGLATITDDGTVLDTWFPAPELTDGGGTAGTVQDPDGAPEVLTASAGADAARKVRIVVVQTTIADLGAAPADAHDVYLRLHLLSHRLVQPHGLSLEGQFGLLANVVWTNFGPCSPVDFESVRAALFPRGHVTVYSVDKFPRMVDYVLPSGVRIGDADRVRLGAHLAEGTTVMHEGFVNFNAGTLGTAMVEGRISAGVVIGDHSDVGGGASTMGTLSGGGKEIIKLGERCLLGANSGLGIPLGDDCVLEAGLYLTAGTKVTGPDGTQVKARDLAGQSNLLFRRNSVTGAVEVVPWRSEGVELNAALHKN; encoded by the coding sequence GTGACGAATCGTGGAGCGAAGGCGTACGGACTGGCCACCATCACCGACGACGGGACGGTGCTCGACACCTGGTTCCCCGCGCCGGAGCTGACCGACGGCGGCGGTACCGCCGGCACCGTGCAGGATCCCGACGGCGCGCCGGAGGTCCTCACGGCCTCCGCCGGCGCGGACGCGGCCCGCAAGGTGCGGATCGTGGTCGTGCAGACCACGATCGCCGATCTCGGTGCCGCCCCGGCCGACGCGCACGACGTGTACCTGCGCCTGCACCTGCTGAGCCATCGCCTAGTGCAGCCGCACGGCCTCAGCCTCGAGGGCCAGTTCGGCCTCCTCGCGAACGTCGTCTGGACCAACTTCGGCCCCTGCTCCCCCGTCGACTTCGAGTCGGTGCGCGCGGCGCTCTTCCCCCGCGGCCACGTCACCGTGTACTCGGTGGACAAGTTCCCGCGCATGGTGGACTACGTGCTGCCGAGCGGCGTGCGCATCGGCGACGCCGACCGGGTGCGCCTCGGCGCGCACCTGGCCGAGGGCACGACCGTCATGCACGAGGGCTTCGTGAACTTCAACGCCGGCACGCTGGGCACGGCGATGGTCGAGGGCCGCATCTCTGCGGGCGTGGTCATCGGCGACCACTCCGACGTGGGCGGCGGCGCGTCGACGATGGGCACCCTGTCGGGCGGCGGCAAGGAGATCATCAAGCTCGGCGAGCGGTGCCTGCTCGGCGCCAACTCGGGCCTGGGCATCCCGCTCGGCGACGACTGCGTGCTCGAGGCGGGCCTCTACCTCACCGCCGGCACCAAGGTGACCGGCCCGGACGGGACGCAGGTCAAGGCCCGCGATCTGGCCGGGCAGAGCAACCTGCTCTTCCGTCGTAACTCGGTGACCGGCGCGGTCGAGGTCGTGCCGTGGAGGAGCGAGGGCGTCGAGCTCAACGCCGCCCTGCACAAGAACTGA
- a CDS encoding helix-turn-helix domain-containing protein translates to MDPWSVRRIRGARLAVVGDPSGRGARALAALAHPEAPVVQALGGLAPDDGDRLRAALAAGAVVVADAQRLAAAELGELAAAAQRGTPVVLARATAEPPVSDLWRDAARALGPDVILSVDAFTPDEVAALARTLGLDLPAAGAVRVHRRTAGAVEATLAALDEAARSGAQPPDAVPAGERQRVAAALTEVGEGAARVALAAAILGGAAPTDLAAVAGVEVTADVLDALADRGLVFARRDRDGPWVLPLAPVVARAVQEASSWADRARLHAAAAEVVDPHRALRHRAAAVLRSDPALATALADDGAALAARGEWSAAAAAFAAATGVADDAEAARELRIAAVDAYVSAGDLGAARELVPAIEALPPSPERDSVLGYVAIQSGRPAEAQDRLDRAWKAVNPRLSPLPAARIAHRRGLDALVRWDGPALIAWADRAIELGGAAPPAIESRAFRGLGAAAAGDLVGAARAVDAGLAETGLPVAVSQRLMLGVGWIQYGLGDLDRARTALTAARDAVGGAHRVSLWALGWLARVQFEIGDWDAALESAREAVELGDSTGIVLCSPLAHWTAAEIRALRGDAEAADRHAAAARVAPTGYLTQRIPAALAQAAAARGGPRAVLAAVQPLLADPAARTVGPDFWPWHPVAARALVDAGRAEEAVALLDGAPAPQSTPARIRMRAARAAAEPDADAAAETLRDCLAEADPFPVAAGGLHLDLGMLLRRTGHRRDAAHHLGEAAAVFASLGAHAPLRTTDRELGRAGGPADADVAALTPHELNVARLVVAGDTNRRVAEQLYLSPKTVQFHLTRIFAKLGVTTRGELAARYGGELEADPGAGQR, encoded by the coding sequence ATGGACCCCTGGTCGGTGCGGCGGATCCGCGGAGCCCGGTTGGCCGTGGTCGGCGACCCGTCCGGCCGCGGCGCGCGGGCGCTCGCGGCGCTGGCGCACCCGGAGGCCCCTGTCGTGCAGGCACTCGGCGGCCTCGCGCCGGACGACGGCGACCGCCTGCGCGCGGCCCTCGCGGCCGGCGCCGTCGTGGTCGCCGACGCCCAGCGGCTCGCGGCCGCCGAGCTCGGCGAGCTCGCCGCCGCGGCGCAGCGCGGGACACCCGTCGTGTTGGCACGCGCGACCGCCGAGCCGCCGGTCTCCGACCTCTGGCGGGATGCCGCCCGCGCGCTCGGCCCCGACGTGATCCTCTCGGTCGACGCGTTCACGCCCGACGAGGTGGCCGCGCTGGCCCGCACCCTCGGACTCGATCTCCCGGCAGCGGGCGCGGTGCGGGTGCACCGGCGCACCGCGGGCGCCGTCGAGGCGACGCTGGCCGCGCTCGACGAGGCGGCGCGTTCCGGTGCGCAGCCACCGGACGCGGTGCCCGCGGGTGAGCGGCAGCGCGTGGCGGCGGCGCTGACGGAGGTCGGCGAGGGTGCCGCGCGCGTCGCCCTCGCGGCCGCGATCCTCGGGGGCGCGGCCCCCACGGACCTCGCCGCCGTCGCGGGCGTGGAGGTGACCGCGGACGTGCTCGACGCACTCGCGGACCGCGGGCTGGTGTTCGCCCGCCGCGACCGCGACGGGCCGTGGGTGCTGCCGCTCGCGCCGGTCGTCGCCCGCGCCGTGCAGGAGGCCTCGTCGTGGGCCGACCGGGCGCGCCTGCATGCCGCCGCGGCCGAGGTCGTCGACCCGCATCGCGCACTGCGCCACCGCGCCGCCGCGGTGCTCCGCAGCGATCCCGCGCTGGCGACCGCCCTCGCCGACGACGGCGCCGCGCTCGCAGCCCGCGGCGAATGGTCCGCGGCCGCCGCCGCGTTCGCCGCCGCCACCGGCGTCGCGGACGACGCCGAGGCCGCCCGCGAGCTGCGCATCGCCGCCGTCGACGCCTACGTCAGCGCCGGTGACCTCGGCGCCGCGCGCGAGCTGGTGCCCGCCATCGAGGCACTGCCGCCCAGCCCCGAACGGGACTCCGTGCTCGGCTACGTCGCCATCCAGTCGGGCCGCCCCGCGGAGGCGCAGGACCGGCTCGACCGGGCCTGGAAGGCGGTGAACCCGCGGCTCAGCCCGCTCCCCGCCGCGCGGATCGCGCACCGTCGGGGCCTGGACGCCCTGGTGCGCTGGGACGGACCCGCGCTCATCGCGTGGGCCGACCGGGCGATCGAGCTCGGCGGAGCCGCACCGCCGGCGATCGAATCCCGCGCCTTCCGCGGGCTCGGCGCCGCCGCGGCCGGCGACCTCGTCGGTGCCGCCCGCGCCGTGGACGCCGGCCTCGCCGAGACGGGCCTGCCCGTCGCGGTGTCCCAGCGGCTCATGCTCGGGGTGGGCTGGATCCAGTACGGGCTCGGCGATCTCGACCGCGCCCGCACCGCGCTCACCGCCGCCCGCGACGCCGTGGGCGGCGCGCACCGGGTCTCGCTGTGGGCTCTCGGCTGGTTGGCGCGGGTGCAGTTCGAGATCGGCGACTGGGACGCCGCACTGGAGAGCGCGCGGGAGGCGGTGGAGCTCGGCGACAGCACGGGGATCGTGCTGTGCTCGCCGCTCGCGCACTGGACGGCCGCCGAGATCCGCGCGCTCCGCGGGGATGCCGAGGCCGCGGACCGGCACGCGGCCGCCGCGCGCGTGGCCCCGACCGGCTATCTGACGCAGCGGATCCCGGCCGCGCTCGCGCAGGCCGCGGCGGCCCGGGGTGGCCCGCGCGCCGTCCTGGCGGCGGTCCAGCCCCTCCTCGCCGACCCGGCGGCGCGAACGGTCGGACCGGATTTCTGGCCCTGGCACCCCGTCGCCGCCCGGGCCCTCGTGGACGCGGGACGAGCCGAGGAGGCCGTCGCCCTGCTCGACGGTGCGCCGGCCCCGCAGAGCACGCCCGCGCGGATCCGGATGCGCGCCGCCCGGGCGGCGGCCGAACCGGACGCCGACGCGGCGGCGGAGACCCTGCGCGACTGCCTCGCCGAGGCCGATCCGTTCCCCGTGGCGGCGGGCGGCCTGCACCTCGACCTGGGGATGCTGTTGCGGCGCACCGGTCACCGCCGGGACGCCGCGCATCACCTCGGCGAGGCCGCGGCGGTCTTCGCGTCGCTGGGCGCACACGCACCGCTCCGCACGACCGATCGGGAGCTCGGGCGGGCCGGCGGCCCCGCCGACGCGGACGTCGCCGCGCTGACCCCGCACGAGCTCAACGTCGCCCGCCTCGTGGTCGCGGGGGACACGAATCGGCGCGTGGCGGAGCAGCTCTACCTGTCACCCAAGACGGTGCAGTTCCACCTGACCCGCATCTTCGCCAAGCTCGGGGTCACGACCCGCGGCGAGCTCGCCGCCCGGTACGGCGGCGAGCTCGAGGCCGACCCCGGCGCGGGTCAGCGGTAG
- the mgtE gene encoding magnesium transporter, producing the protein MTTTLDTAKLANRIDDAVDDGDLTTVSSLIAPLASHEVADVLERLSRKDRAVVFRLLAKDEALTVFESLDAPLQGELIHDLQDEQVTGLFAELDPDDRVTLLDELPATVAARLLHGLPEGERAATAALLGYPQGSVGREMTPEFVSVHPGDTAEQALAAVQAHIDDVETIYGIPVVGPGRVLVGIVGLRGLLRSAPDTPVSEIMNIAGTARARESAEEAARRCAEQRLLVMPIVDDEHRLVGILTVDDALRILEEAESEDAARQGGVEPLNRPYLSTPVRTLVRSRVVWLLVLAIGATLTVKVLSVFEDSLQEMVVLSLFVPLIIGTGGNTGNQAATTVTRALALGDITTSDVFRVLGREVRVGATLGLVLGTLGAVIAGALFGVDVGLVIGATLFGVCTMSATVGGLMPIVAKSIGVDPAVFSNPFISTFVDATGLILYFLIAKAILGI; encoded by the coding sequence GTGACCACGACACTCGACACGGCCAAGCTCGCCAACCGGATCGACGACGCGGTCGACGACGGGGATCTGACCACGGTCTCCTCGCTCATCGCGCCCCTGGCGTCCCACGAGGTCGCGGACGTCCTCGAGCGCCTGAGCCGCAAGGACCGCGCCGTCGTCTTCCGGCTGCTCGCGAAGGACGAGGCGCTCACCGTCTTCGAATCCCTCGACGCGCCGCTGCAGGGCGAGCTCATCCACGACCTGCAGGACGAACAGGTCACCGGGCTGTTCGCCGAGCTCGACCCCGACGACCGCGTGACCCTGCTCGACGAGCTGCCCGCGACCGTCGCCGCGCGGCTGCTGCACGGCCTGCCCGAGGGGGAGCGCGCCGCCACCGCCGCGCTGCTCGGCTACCCGCAGGGCTCCGTCGGCCGCGAGATGACCCCCGAGTTCGTCTCGGTGCACCCGGGCGACACCGCCGAGCAGGCGCTCGCCGCGGTGCAGGCCCACATCGACGACGTCGAGACCATCTACGGCATCCCCGTCGTCGGCCCCGGGCGGGTACTCGTCGGCATCGTCGGGCTGCGCGGTCTCCTGCGCAGCGCCCCCGACACGCCGGTCAGCGAGATCATGAACATCGCGGGCACGGCCCGGGCGCGGGAGTCCGCCGAGGAGGCGGCGCGCCGCTGCGCCGAGCAGCGCCTGCTGGTGATGCCCATCGTCGACGACGAGCACCGCCTCGTCGGCATCCTCACCGTGGATGACGCGCTCCGCATCCTCGAGGAGGCGGAGAGCGAGGACGCGGCGCGCCAGGGCGGCGTGGAGCCGCTGAACCGCCCCTATCTGTCGACGCCCGTGCGGACCCTGGTGCGCTCGCGCGTCGTGTGGCTGCTCGTCCTGGCGATCGGCGCGACGCTGACGGTCAAGGTGCTCTCCGTCTTCGAGGACAGCCTGCAGGAGATGGTGGTGCTCTCGCTGTTCGTGCCGCTCATCATCGGCACCGGCGGCAACACCGGCAACCAGGCCGCCACCACCGTGACCCGCGCGCTCGCCCTCGGCGACATCACCACCTCCGACGTCTTCCGGGTGCTGGGACGCGAGGTCCGTGTCGGCGCCACGCTGGGCCTCGTCCTCGGCACGCTCGGCGCGGTCATCGCCGGCGCCCTCTTCGGGGTCGACGTGGGACTGGTCATCGGCGCGACGCTCTTCGGCGTGTGCACCATGTCGGCCACCGTCGGCGGGCTCATGCCGATCGTCGCGAAATCCATCGGCGTCGACCCGGCCGTCTTCTCCAACCCGTTCATCAGCACCTTCGTGGACGCGACGGGCCTGATCCTGTACTTCCTCATCGCCAAGGCGATCCTCGGGATCTGA
- the benC gene encoding benzoate 1,2-dioxygenase electron transfer component BenC has protein sequence MAHQVALAFEDGVTRFISVDPGQTVADASYRQRINIPLDCRDGACGTCKALCESGTYDGGTYVDDALTADEAEQGYCLPCSMSPTSDLVLQISSTSAVAKTQVGEFAATVTGLERLTPSTVGLRLRADERDRLAFLPGQYVNIAVPGSGADGAPDAERSYSFASHPDDEELEFLVKLIPSGGAMSDWLTGRAQVGDRVTFRGPLGSFFLREADRPALLVAGGTGLAPMLSMLRSMRTRDPGRTVQLLYGVSQDQDVTRLDVLAGLREELPEFDFEHCVSDPASTAAHRGHVTEILRTAHLHGGDVAVYLCGPPPMIDGFRAELGRLGITPTGFYYEKFLPAVASTPAAPAPAAPAAAPIDVAPAAEVAAPAAAAPVPEEPAAPVPVATGALAYPGLLVDAGGALVENPDARGLAGQPILAARDLQPVVEPPEPAGPGGYEIGEEHPDIRKSDAVFEARKALELGALELVLGRIGSPQLAGYRLLAEATVPYLDGDRLTDAAGYTEANAAFHDYLFTLTGNEHLLAAYQRLGVRSHMDTTLRSATWIHPRCAQDHLDIVEAVAAGDRETARALVADHADRSMETTRRAMREQELARTPAFVHPGRFAGKVVVVTGAAQGIGERVARRVHAEGGRVLVVDRSDLVRELADELTRHGSEAVAAVADLESLTGAQDVAAQALERFGRIDVLVNNVGGAMWFKPFTEFTEAQIGAEVTRSLLTTLFSCRAVLPSMQRRGHGVIVNVSSVATRGVHRVPYSAAKGGVNALTASLAMEYADSGIRVVASAPGGTEAPPRRIPRGGDAPETDAERAWFQAHIDQTLESSLMHRYGTLDEQAAVICFLASDEAGYLTGSVLPVGGGDLG, from the coding sequence ATGGCGCATCAGGTGGCGCTCGCCTTCGAGGACGGGGTGACCCGGTTCATCTCAGTCGACCCGGGACAGACCGTCGCGGACGCCTCGTACCGGCAGCGGATCAACATCCCGCTCGACTGCCGCGACGGGGCGTGCGGAACGTGCAAGGCGCTCTGCGAATCCGGGACGTACGACGGCGGGACCTACGTCGACGACGCACTCACCGCGGACGAGGCGGAGCAGGGCTACTGCCTGCCCTGCTCCATGTCGCCGACCTCCGACCTGGTGCTGCAGATCAGCAGCACCTCGGCGGTCGCGAAGACGCAGGTGGGTGAATTCGCCGCGACCGTGACCGGCCTCGAGCGGCTCACCCCGAGCACCGTCGGACTGCGGCTGCGCGCCGACGAGCGGGACCGCCTGGCCTTCCTCCCCGGGCAGTACGTCAACATCGCCGTGCCCGGATCCGGGGCCGACGGTGCGCCCGACGCCGAGCGGTCCTACTCGTTCGCGTCACACCCCGACGACGAGGAGTTGGAGTTCCTGGTCAAGCTCATCCCGAGCGGCGGCGCGATGTCGGACTGGCTCACCGGCCGCGCGCAGGTCGGCGACCGGGTGACCTTCCGGGGCCCGCTCGGCTCGTTCTTCCTCCGCGAGGCGGACCGGCCCGCGCTGCTGGTCGCCGGCGGCACCGGGCTCGCGCCCATGCTGTCCATGCTGCGGTCCATGCGGACCCGCGACCCGGGGCGCACCGTCCAGCTGCTCTACGGCGTCTCACAGGACCAGGACGTCACGCGGCTCGATGTGCTCGCCGGGCTCCGGGAGGAGCTGCCCGAGTTCGACTTCGAGCACTGCGTCTCCGACCCCGCCAGCACCGCCGCGCACCGCGGGCACGTGACCGAGATCCTCCGCACCGCGCACCTGCACGGCGGCGACGTGGCCGTGTACCTGTGCGGGCCGCCGCCCATGATCGACGGCTTCCGCGCCGAGCTCGGCCGCCTGGGCATCACGCCGACGGGCTTCTACTACGAGAAGTTCCTGCCGGCCGTCGCCTCGACTCCCGCGGCGCCCGCCCCAGCGGCACCGGCAGCGGCGCCCATCGACGTTGCTCCGGCCGCCGAGGTCGCCGCCCCCGCGGCCGCGGCGCCGGTGCCCGAGGAGCCCGCCGCGCCGGTCCCCGTCGCCACGGGTGCCCTCGCGTACCCGGGCCTGCTCGTCGACGCGGGCGGCGCGCTCGTGGAGAACCCGGACGCCCGGGGGCTCGCGGGGCAGCCGATCCTCGCCGCACGGGACCTGCAGCCGGTCGTCGAACCGCCGGAGCCGGCCGGCCCGGGCGGGTACGAGATCGGCGAGGAGCACCCGGACATCCGCAAGTCGGACGCCGTCTTCGAGGCCCGCAAGGCGCTGGAACTCGGTGCGCTGGAACTGGTCCTCGGGCGGATCGGCTCGCCCCAGCTCGCCGGTTACCGGCTGCTCGCCGAGGCCACCGTGCCGTACCTCGACGGTGACCGCCTGACCGACGCCGCCGGCTACACCGAGGCCAATGCGGCGTTCCACGACTACCTGTTCACCCTCACCGGCAACGAGCACCTGCTCGCCGCCTACCAGCGGCTCGGTGTCCGCAGCCACATGGACACCACGCTGCGCAGCGCCACCTGGATCCACCCGCGGTGCGCGCAGGACCACCTCGACATCGTCGAGGCCGTCGCCGCCGGCGACCGGGAGACCGCCCGCGCGCTCGTGGCCGACCACGCCGACCGGTCCATGGAGACCACCCGTCGCGCGATGCGCGAGCAGGAGCTGGCGCGCACCCCGGCGTTCGTGCATCCCGGCCGGTTCGCGGGGAAGGTCGTCGTGGTCACCGGCGCCGCGCAGGGGATCGGCGAGCGCGTCGCCCGCCGGGTGCACGCCGAGGGCGGCCGGGTGCTGGTGGTCGACCGGTCCGACCTGGTCCGTGAGCTCGCCGACGAGCTCACGCGCCACGGATCCGAGGCGGTCGCCGCCGTGGCCGACCTCGAATCGCTCACCGGCGCACAGGACGTCGCCGCGCAGGCGCTCGAGCGCTTCGGGCGGATCGACGTGCTCGTCAACAACGTCGGCGGGGCGATGTGGTTCAAGCCCTTCACCGAGTTCACCGAGGCCCAGATCGGCGCCGAGGTCACCCGATCGCTGCTCACCACGCTGTTCTCCTGCCGGGCCGTGCTCCCGTCGATGCAGCGGCGCGGCCACGGCGTCATCGTCAACGTCTCGTCCGTCGCCACCCGCGGCGTGCATCGCGTGCCGTACTCGGCGGCGAAGGGCGGCGTCAACGCCCTCACCGCCTCGCTCGCGATGGAATACGCCGACAGCGGGATCCGTGTCGTGGCCTCGGCCCCCGGTGGCACCGAGGCGCCGCCGCGGCGCATCCCCCGCGGCGGCGACGCCCCCGAGACCGACGCCGAGCGGGCCTGGTTCCAGGCGCACATCGACCAGACGCTGGAGTCCAGCCTCATGCACCGCTACGGGACGCTCGACGAGCAGGCAGCCGTGATCTGCTTCCTGGCGAGCGACGAGGCCGGCTACCTCACCGGCTCGGTGCTGCCCGTCGGCGGAGGGGATCTCGGCTGA